Proteins encoded within one genomic window of Eleutherodactylus coqui strain aEleCoq1 chromosome 1, aEleCoq1.hap1, whole genome shotgun sequence:
- the LOC136617848 gene encoding zinc finger protein 84-like: protein MVTTSAGQTGEKRYQCGECGKQLTRRSNFNRHIQIHKREKLYSCPQCGEGFTHKSKLDKHEGIHTGEKPYSCSECGKCFARKLNLARHVRRHTREKPYSCSECGKCFVRKLNLARHVRTHTREKPYSCSECGKCFARKLNLVKHQRIHTGEKPYSCSECGKWFACKSNLAAHRRIHTGEKSFSCSECGRFFRRKGNLVIHQRIHTGEKPYSCSECGKGFTHKSDLVKHQRTHTGEKPYSCSVCGKGFTEKPYLVKHQRIHTGEKPYSCSVCGKGFTEKSYLVKHERSHTGEKLYSCSQCGKGFTDQSNLFRHHIIHTGERPFTCLECEKCFTNKSNLNKHQRSHKGERPYTCLDCGRGFITKDKLTDHQKTHTGERSYLCAELL, encoded by the coding sequence atggTTACCACAAGTGCCGGTCAGACTGGAGAGAAAAGATATCAATGTGGTGAATGTGGAAAACAGTTAACACGTAGGTCAAACTTTAATCGACACATACAAATTCACAAAAGAGAGAAGCTGTATTCATGTCCACAATGTGGGGAAGGTTTTACACATAAATCAAAACTTGATAAACACGagggaattcacacaggagagaaaccgtattcatgttcagaatgtgggaaatgttttgcacgtAAATTAAATCTTGCTAGACATGTGAGACGTCACACAAGAGAgaaaccgtattcatgttcagaatgtgggaaatgttttgtacgTAAATTAAATCTTGCTAGACATGTGAGAACTCACACAAGAGAgaaaccgtattcatgttcagaatgtgggaaatgttttgcacgtaaattaaatcttgttaaacatcagagaattcacacaggagagaaaccgtattcatgttcagaatgtgggaaatggtttGCATGTAAATCAAATCTTGCTGCACAcaggagaattcacacaggagagaagtcattttcatgttcagaatgtgggagattCTTTAGACGTAAAGGgaatcttgttatacatcagagaattcacacaggagagaagccgtattcatgttcagaatgtgggaaaggttttacacataaatcagatcttgttaaacatcagagaactcacacaggagagaagccatattcatgttcagtatgtgggaaaggttttacagAAAAACcatatcttgttaaacatcagagaattcacacaggagagaagccatattcatgttcagtatgtgggaaaggttttacagaaaaatcatatcttgttaaacatgagagaagtcacacaggagagaagctgtattcatgttcacaatgtgggaaaggttttacagATCAATCAAATCTTTTTCGACATCAcataattcacacaggagagagaccGTTTACTTGTTtagaatgtgaaaaatgttttacaaataaatctAATCTTAataaacatcagagaagtcacaaagGAGAGAGACCATACACATGCCTAGACTGTGGGAGAGGATTTATTACTAAAGACAAACTTACAGatcatcagaaaactcacacaggggagaggtcGTATTTATGTGCAGAACTTTTGTAA